One window of Candidatus Babeliales bacterium genomic DNA carries:
- a CDS encoding MC/SLC25 family protein → MNKNFKYLMAVCAVTTFGACPSQEKQRPLTLAESVVIGGVVGAAEVALPGQILSYGMNKSIKKESFVWRDSYKGFAANAFGQMPITAVQCAIKTKGTQYVEASQGSSLCDGQKVAISFTSGVGGALIDTPSNAVQLYLQDKSNAGKNTWQALKRLKRQCFRGFAPNAFIKEGPFAVGYQFLAPKGTQAVLQYVDNPLVATAFGGAAAGVVTAVVTQPGVVLRNKMQNDIAGATYTATWQTIKKILKEEGFKGFYAGLKQRGTRVAIAVPLYVVYGAALEAQMRK, encoded by the coding sequence ATGAATAAAAATTTTAAATATCTTATGGCCGTTTGTGCTGTAACAACTTTTGGAGCATGCCCAAGTCAGGAAAAACAAAGACCTTTGACCTTGGCAGAAAGTGTCGTGATCGGTGGAGTGGTTGGCGCTGCAGAAGTAGCACTTCCGGGACAAATTCTTTCTTACGGCATGAATAAAAGTATAAAAAAAGAATCATTTGTTTGGCGTGACAGCTATAAAGGATTTGCAGCAAATGCCTTTGGTCAAATGCCTATAACTGCTGTTCAATGTGCGATAAAAACAAAAGGAACGCAATATGTTGAGGCTTCACAAGGCTCTTCTCTTTGCGACGGACAAAAGGTTGCCATATCATTTACGTCAGGTGTAGGTGGAGCATTGATCGATACACCATCAAATGCTGTGCAGCTTTATTTACAAGATAAATCTAATGCAGGTAAAAATACTTGGCAGGCTTTGAAAAGACTTAAAAGACAATGTTTTCGTGGCTTTGCGCCCAATGCATTTATCAAGGAGGGCCCGTTTGCGGTAGGGTATCAATTTCTTGCTCCAAAGGGAACGCAAGCTGTTTTACAGTATGTAGACAATCCTCTTGTAGCTACCGCTTTTGGTGGTGCTGCGGCTGGAGTTGTTACCGCAGTTGTGACACAACCTGGCGTTGTTCTACGAAATAAAATGCAAAATGATATTGCTGGAGCGACCTATACAGCAACATGGCAAACAATAAAAAAAATTCTTAAAGAAGAAGGATTTAAAGGATTTTATGCTGGTTTGAAACAGCGTGGAACGCGCGTTGCTATTGCGGTGCCGTTGTATGTGGTGTACGGCGCTGCATTGGAAGCTCAAATGAGAAAATAG
- a CDS encoding ATP-grasp domain-containing protein, with protein sequence MISVSLTNSVIFYINFVFYTNFVSYKNIEGLKISYIPGGFMFTSVQASVKKITFSSKNKKQEIVIILDDQKIESPIKNALKDVKEYNFTYINNHKNLISALEKIKPAFVFNTCEQAYNNDTRMKLHISALLEMLGIPYSGPSPDGFAIGYNKFIVASIASSLCINIPAETYFDLNDPSVKIPTEFPVVIKSNLGGCLKNKVVSNAKEFQEYIEQAKQSMSDGLLVVQEFLSGDEYSVSIVGNRGNYTILPIIKMNSEKRLSEITKNDAQKIIDASIKMFERTGCRDYAQFDFRVDDNGQIKLIKVIPSPDLSLNSTFTRVAKMNGMTYAAMLELILKASRQRYIFSEVSDEKPLEL encoded by the coding sequence ATGATTTCTGTCAGTTTAACAAATTCAGTGATTTTTTATATAAACTTTGTATTTTATACAAACTTTGTATCTTATAAAAATATTGAAGGTTTAAAAATTAGTTATATTCCTGGAGGGTTTATGTTTACTTCTGTGCAAGCTTCTGTAAAAAAAATTACATTTTCTTCAAAGAATAAAAAACAAGAAATAGTTATTATATTGGATGATCAAAAGATAGAAAGTCCGATAAAAAATGCCCTTAAAGATGTAAAGGAATATAATTTTACATACATCAATAATCATAAAAATTTAATATCTGCTCTTGAGAAAATAAAACCTGCCTTTGTTTTTAATACGTGCGAGCAAGCTTATAACAATGATACGCGTATGAAGCTTCATATTTCAGCACTTCTTGAAATGTTAGGGATTCCATACTCTGGCCCCTCTCCTGATGGTTTTGCAATCGGTTATAATAAATTTATAGTAGCAAGTATCGCTTCAAGCTTGTGCATTAATATCCCAGCTGAGACCTATTTTGATCTCAATGATCCATCGGTAAAAATTCCTACAGAATTTCCAGTTGTAATAAAATCAAATTTGGGCGGTTGCCTTAAAAATAAGGTCGTAAGTAACGCAAAAGAGTTCCAAGAATATATTGAGCAAGCCAAGCAAAGCATGAGTGACGGATTACTTGTGGTTCAAGAGTTTTTATCAGGGGATGAGTACAGCGTTTCAATTGTTGGAAACCGTGGGAATTATACTATTTTGCCGATTATAAAAATGAACTCTGAAAAACGTTTGTCTGAAATTACGAAAAACGATGCCCAAAAAATAATTGATGCTTCAATCAAAATGTTTGAAAGAACTGGTTGTCGTGATTATGCCCAATTTGATTTTCGCGTAGATGATAACGGACAGATTAAATTAATTAAAGTAATTCCTAGTCCAGATTTAAGCTTGAATAGTACTTTTACCAGGGTGGCTAAAATGAACGGAATGACGTACGCGGCAATGCTTGAATTAATTTTAAAAGCGAGTCGACAACGTTATATTTTTTCAGAAGTTTCTGATGAAAAACCTTTAGAACTTTAA
- a CDS encoding nucleoside triphosphate pyrophosphohydrolase: MNFRTFKQNKLFRDKISGMLEPLGSKLYWIELSDQDFQKQLKIKLIEEAHEVQHADSKENILEELADILEVVDALRQSYGFTTKQLSDCKEKKRNEKGGFDGKKFITFAEHPINSPAEKYCLENPDKYPEIKN, from the coding sequence ATGAATTTTCGTACATTTAAACAAAACAAATTATTTCGAGACAAAATTAGCGGCATGCTTGAGCCTCTAGGATCAAAACTCTATTGGATCGAGCTTTCTGATCAAGACTTTCAAAAACAGTTAAAAATAAAATTAATTGAAGAAGCTCATGAAGTTCAGCATGCTGACAGCAAAGAAAACATTCTTGAAGAGCTTGCTGATATTTTAGAAGTCGTTGACGCATTGCGCCAATCGTATGGATTTACAACTAAGCAGCTAAGTGATTGCAAAGAAAAGAAACGCAACGAAAAAGGCGGATTTGATGGCAAAAAATTTATCACTTTTGCGGAACATCCTATAAACAGCCCTGCTGAAAAATATTGCTTAGAAAATCCTGACAAATATCCAGAAATCAAAAATTAA
- the tsaB gene encoding tRNA (adenosine(37)-N6)-threonylcarbamoyltransferase complex dimerization subunit type 1 TsaB, producing MQPYIILQYPYETIQIALCDQGKILTKIQEHKFNAIALTIPHINSMLSAHSLSLKNLKCIGINVGPGPYNTLRALLTMANGIHFASGVPLIGLSALDLLSEEHPHQNSLVVFQAFADHVFYQFKTEEKIEQGACSISELIKLTNDKSESYLALGSGAQMYQKKLMEYAGDTLIFPDHIPAFNSLETLAAATFEKIEQNQFQQNYLKPIYFEDFAKK from the coding sequence ATGCAGCCTTACATCATCTTGCAATATCCTTATGAAACAATCCAGATCGCTCTGTGCGATCAAGGTAAGATCTTAACCAAAATTCAAGAGCATAAGTTTAACGCCATCGCTTTAACCATTCCTCATATCAATTCTATGCTTAGCGCACACAGCCTCTCGCTCAAAAATTTAAAATGCATCGGCATTAATGTTGGCCCTGGTCCGTACAACACACTGCGCGCACTACTCACTATGGCTAACGGAATTCACTTTGCCTCAGGCGTTCCACTTATTGGACTTTCTGCGCTAGATCTTTTAAGCGAAGAACATCCTCATCAAAACTCCCTTGTGGTTTTTCAAGCATTTGCAGACCATGTTTTCTATCAATTCAAAACTGAAGAAAAAATAGAACAAGGCGCTTGCTCAATTTCAGAATTAATCAAATTAACAAATGACAAGTCTGAATCGTATCTAGCACTCGGTAGCGGCGCACAGATGTATCAAAAAAAATTAATGGAATACGCAGGAGATACATTGATCTTTCCTGATCATATTCCTGCGTTCAATTCACTTGAAACTTTAGCTGCAGCAACTTTTGAAAAAATTGAGCAAAATCAATTTCAGCAAAATTATTTGAAACCAATCTACTTTGAAGATTTTGCAAAGAAATAA